One Actinomycetota bacterium DNA window includes the following coding sequences:
- a CDS encoding DNA primase, whose protein sequence is MVLPRAASLAGAPRYGAREGRTAERGGVVGRIPEEDIQRVRDATDILGVVGEAVVLKQKGRLYWGCCPFHNEKTASFKVDPSTQMFHCFGCGAGGSVFDFVMRTDNLDFPDAVRLLAERAHIEVREEGGTGPGRGKRDRLHAACDAAAAYYHRVLVTSKQAGPAKARAYLKSRGFGIEVAKRFGLGYAPGAEALTLHLREKGFADDEILEANLALPEERGGRLRVKDRFRDRLMFPIRDHVGKAVGFGGRVLGDGQPKYLNTGDTPVFHKSRNLYGIDRAKNAIVAAREAVVVEGYTDVIALHEAGMTNVVATLGTALTAEHTKLLGRFTKRVVYLFDGDAAGQRAALRAADLVDWKAVSAPGASGVDMAVALIPGGKDPADWVTEHGADEMRAVIAAAVPLLQFVIDRRLESHDLNTPEGRSAALASTAGALAAVRGSMLEHDYANRVADRLLVDEATVRRAVSGAKADLGAQAGARPGVAAPGEAPEAVSAAPPAELLPESAASREALRMIATFPALRARASSLAAEGLITSPVMVSLLKCLAEAGALTGAELLEHVRARDPLAADALSGISRVDGLADGKVNSTFRGIVSKLKETALERRILQMRAEMKSLDPVTEREARDRLFAEAAALQRELLELRRTGQESEPDTGS, encoded by the coding sequence ATGGTGCTCCCGCGGGCGGCTTCGCTCGCGGGAGCACCGCGTTACGGGGCCCGTGAGGGGCGTACCGCCGAACGAGGAGGTGTCGTGGGCCGCATACCCGAAGAGGACATCCAGCGCGTCCGCGACGCCACGGACATCCTCGGTGTGGTCGGCGAGGCCGTGGTGCTCAAGCAGAAGGGCCGGCTGTACTGGGGCTGCTGCCCGTTCCACAACGAGAAGACCGCGTCGTTCAAGGTCGACCCGTCCACGCAGATGTTCCACTGCTTCGGGTGCGGCGCCGGCGGCAGCGTGTTCGACTTCGTCATGCGCACGGACAACCTCGACTTCCCGGACGCGGTGCGCCTGCTCGCCGAACGCGCCCACATCGAGGTGCGCGAGGAGGGCGGCACCGGCCCGGGGCGCGGGAAGCGCGACCGCCTGCACGCCGCGTGCGATGCGGCCGCCGCGTACTACCACCGCGTGCTCGTCACCTCGAAGCAGGCCGGCCCGGCGAAGGCGCGGGCGTATCTGAAGTCGCGTGGATTCGGCATCGAGGTCGCGAAGCGCTTCGGCCTCGGGTACGCGCCGGGAGCAGAGGCGCTCACGCTCCACCTTCGCGAGAAGGGCTTCGCAGACGACGAGATCCTCGAGGCGAACCTCGCGCTGCCCGAGGAGCGCGGCGGGCGGCTGCGCGTGAAGGACCGCTTCCGCGACCGGCTGATGTTCCCGATCCGCGACCACGTGGGCAAGGCCGTCGGCTTCGGCGGCCGCGTGCTGGGAGACGGTCAGCCGAAGTACCTCAACACCGGCGACACGCCCGTGTTCCACAAGTCGCGCAACCTCTATGGCATCGACCGCGCGAAGAACGCAATCGTCGCCGCGCGCGAGGCGGTGGTCGTGGAGGGATATACCGACGTGATTGCGTTGCACGAGGCGGGGATGACGAACGTGGTCGCCACGCTCGGCACGGCGCTCACCGCCGAGCACACCAAGCTGCTCGGCCGGTTCACCAAGCGCGTGGTGTACCTCTTCGACGGCGACGCCGCCGGCCAGCGTGCCGCGTTGCGCGCCGCCGACCTCGTGGACTGGAAGGCGGTGTCCGCGCCCGGCGCGTCGGGCGTCGACATGGCGGTCGCGCTCATCCCCGGCGGGAAGGACCCGGCCGACTGGGTCACCGAGCACGGCGCCGACGAGATGCGCGCCGTCATCGCCGCGGCGGTCCCGCTGCTGCAGTTCGTCATCGACCGCAGGCTCGAGTCGCACGATCTGAACACGCCCGAGGGCAGGTCCGCAGCGCTCGCCTCGACGGCCGGCGCGCTGGCCGCGGTGCGCGGTTCGATGCTCGAGCACGACTACGCCAACCGGGTGGCCGACCGCCTGCTGGTGGATGAGGCGACCGTGAGGCGCGCCGTCTCGGGAGCGAAGGCGGACCTCGGGGCGCAGGCCGGAGCGAGACCGGGCGTCGCGGCTCCCGGCGAGGCGCCTGAGGCGGTCTCGGCCGCGCCGCCCGCCGAGTTGCTGCCCGAATCGGCGGCGTCACGCGAGGCGCTGCGGATGATCGCGACGTTCCCGGCCTTGCGGGCGCGGGCATCGTCACTGGCCGCCGAAGGGCTCATCACCTCGCCGGTGATGGTGTCCCTGCTGAAGTGCCTCGCCGAGGCCGGCGCGCTCACGGGAGCGGAGCTGCTCGAGCACGTGCGCGCACGCGATCCGCTCGCCGCGGACGCACTCTCGGGGATCTCGCGTGTAGACGGGCTTGCGGACGGGAAAGTAAACTCAACATTTCGCGGGATCGTGTCGAAACTGAAGGAGACCGCGCTCGAGCGTCGCATCTTGCAGATGCGCGCCGAGATGAAGTCGCTCGACCCCGTCACGGAGCGTGAAGCGCGCGACCGCCTGTTCGCCGAGGCGGCCGCGTTGCAGCGTGAGCTGCTCGAGCTGAGGCGCACCGGACAGGAGTCCGAGCCGGACACCGGATCGTGA
- a CDS encoding pyruvate, phosphate dikinase, with product MGDVQRVYGFGAGLDGVDRTEGNKGMKFQLGGKGANLAEMALMGLPVPPGFTITCQACMEYYNSEPPAFPPDLSEEIAKHVADLEGKMGKKLGDDADPLLVSVRSGSPFSMPGMMDTVLNLGLNDTSVHGLIAKAGNERFAWDSYRRFIQMFSKVVLDAEGDLFENAINTMKQQRGVADDTELTAADLQELVGVFKVIVADHVSAADFPALAGADGRVAFPQDVTSQLHLAIEAVFRSWMNDRAVLYRKLERIADDLGTAVNVQSMVFGNMGDTSATGVGFTRNAADGTNEHYGDFLTNAQGEDVVAGIRATRPIAELKTVPGLEAAGAELERVFGVLEGAYRDMCDIEFTIQEGKLWMLQTRIGKRTARAALKIASDMVDEGMITREEAVLRIDAAQLDQLLHPQFDAKATYDVVAKGLNASPGAAVGEVVFSADEAESAAADGRKVILVRWETTPDDLHGMVAAKGILTSHGGKTSHAAVVARGMGKPCVCGVEALKIDAAAKKATIAGKGIELVEGDIISIDGTTGVVVLGAVDLVAPEVSGDFDTILAWADEFRTMGVRANADTPEDAALGREFGAAGIGLCRTEHMFLGDRKQIVQDMIIAEDEAGREAPLAQLLKVQREDYVGILGAMDGLPVTIRLLDPPLHEFLDSPRELEVEITKMECKGADAAEIAAKHKMLALIDSMAEMNPMLGLRGCRLGIMWPEIYGMQVRAIAEATAELKRAGKDPRPEIMIPLVSVVTELETLRAETEEILATVAAEQGMELDIPIGTMIELPRAAVTADEIAGQADFFSFGTNDLTQTTFGFSRDDIESKFLPRYLERKILARNPFETVDAGVAELVRVACEKGRSVNPKLKLGVCGEHGGDPDSVKTFYGIGLTYVSCSPYRVPLARLAAAQATLADKAAASDNR from the coding sequence GTGGGAGACGTTCAGCGCGTGTACGGGTTCGGCGCGGGCCTCGACGGAGTCGACCGCACCGAGGGCAACAAGGGCATGAAGTTCCAGCTCGGCGGCAAGGGCGCGAACCTCGCCGAGATGGCGCTGATGGGATTGCCGGTCCCGCCCGGGTTCACCATCACCTGCCAGGCGTGCATGGAGTACTACAACTCCGAGCCGCCCGCGTTCCCGCCGGACCTTTCCGAGGAGATCGCGAAGCACGTCGCGGACCTCGAGGGCAAGATGGGCAAGAAGCTCGGCGACGACGCCGACCCGCTGCTCGTCTCGGTCCGCTCGGGCTCGCCGTTCTCGATGCCGGGCATGATGGACACGGTGCTCAACCTCGGCCTGAACGACACCTCGGTGCACGGCCTGATCGCCAAGGCGGGCAACGAGCGCTTCGCGTGGGACAGCTACCGCCGCTTCATCCAGATGTTCTCGAAAGTCGTGCTCGACGCCGAGGGCGACCTGTTCGAGAACGCCATCAACACGATGAAGCAGCAGCGCGGCGTCGCCGACGACACCGAGCTGACCGCCGCCGACCTGCAGGAACTCGTCGGCGTGTTCAAGGTCATCGTGGCGGACCACGTGTCGGCCGCCGACTTCCCGGCGCTGGCCGGCGCCGACGGCCGCGTGGCGTTCCCGCAGGACGTCACGAGCCAGCTGCACCTGGCCATCGAGGCCGTCTTCCGTTCGTGGATGAACGACCGCGCGGTGCTCTACCGCAAGCTCGAGCGCATCGCCGACGACCTGGGCACGGCCGTCAACGTGCAGTCGATGGTCTTCGGCAACATGGGCGACACCTCCGCCACGGGCGTCGGGTTCACGCGCAACGCGGCCGACGGCACCAATGAGCACTATGGCGACTTCCTGACCAACGCCCAGGGCGAGGACGTCGTGGCCGGCATCCGCGCCACGCGCCCGATCGCCGAGCTCAAGACGGTGCCGGGCCTCGAGGCCGCCGGCGCCGAGCTCGAGCGCGTCTTCGGCGTTCTCGAGGGCGCCTACCGCGACATGTGCGACATCGAGTTCACCATCCAGGAGGGCAAGCTCTGGATGCTCCAGACGCGCATCGGGAAGCGCACCGCGCGCGCGGCGCTCAAGATCGCCTCGGATATGGTCGACGAGGGCATGATCACGCGCGAGGAGGCCGTGCTGCGCATCGACGCCGCGCAGCTCGACCAGCTCCTGCACCCGCAGTTCGACGCGAAGGCCACCTACGACGTCGTAGCCAAGGGCCTGAACGCGAGCCCCGGCGCGGCTGTCGGCGAGGTCGTCTTCTCGGCCGACGAGGCGGAGTCCGCCGCCGCGGACGGCCGCAAGGTCATCCTCGTGCGCTGGGAGACCACCCCCGACGACCTGCACGGCATGGTCGCAGCCAAGGGCATCCTGACCTCGCACGGCGGCAAGACCTCGCACGCGGCGGTCGTGGCGCGCGGCATGGGCAAGCCGTGCGTGTGCGGTGTCGAGGCCCTGAAGATCGACGCGGCCGCCAAGAAGGCCACGATCGCCGGCAAGGGCATCGAGCTTGTCGAAGGCGACATCATCTCGATCGACGGCACCACCGGCGTCGTCGTGCTCGGAGCGGTCGACCTGGTCGCGCCCGAGGTCTCGGGCGACTTCGACACGATCCTGGCGTGGGCCGACGAGTTCCGCACGATGGGCGTGCGCGCCAACGCCGACACGCCCGAGGATGCGGCGCTCGGCCGCGAGTTCGGCGCCGCCGGCATCGGCCTGTGCCGCACCGAGCACATGTTCCTCGGCGACCGGAAGCAGATCGTCCAGGACATGATCATCGCCGAGGACGAGGCCGGCCGTGAGGCGCCGCTCGCGCAACTGCTCAAGGTACAGCGCGAGGACTACGTCGGCATCCTCGGCGCGATGGACGGGTTGCCCGTCACCATCCGCCTGCTCGACCCGCCGCTGCACGAGTTCCTCGACTCGCCGCGCGAACTCGAGGTCGAGATCACGAAGATGGAGTGCAAGGGCGCCGACGCGGCCGAGATCGCGGCCAAGCACAAGATGCTCGCGCTCATCGACTCCATGGCCGAGATGAACCCCATGCTCGGGCTGCGCGGCTGCCGCCTCGGCATCATGTGGCCTGAGATCTACGGCATGCAGGTGCGTGCCATCGCCGAGGCCACCGCTGAGCTCAAGCGCGCGGGCAAGGACCCGCGGCCCGAGATCATGATCCCGCTGGTGTCGGTCGTCACCGAGCTCGAGACGCTGCGCGCCGAGACCGAGGAGATCCTGGCGACCGTTGCGGCCGAGCAGGGTATGGAGCTCGATATCCCGATCGGCACGATGATCGAGCTGCCGCGCGCGGCCGTGACCGCCGACGAGATCGCCGGACAGGCCGACTTCTTCTCGTTCGGCACGAACGACCTCACGCAGACGACGTTCGGCTTCTCGCGCGACGACATCGAGAGCAAGTTCCTGCCGCGCTACCTCGAGCGCAAGATCCTCGCGCGCAACCCGTTCGAGACCGTGGACGCCGGCGTGGCCGAGCTCGTGCGCGTCGCGTGCGAGAAGGGCCGCTCCGTGAACCCGAAGCTCAAGCTCGGTGTGTGCGGCGAGCACGGCGGCGATCCGGACTCCGTGAAGACGTTCTACGGGATCGGCCTGACGTACGTGTCCTGCTCGCCGTACCGCGTGCCGCTCGCGCGGCTCGCCGCGGCGCAGGCCACGCTCGCCGACAAGGCCGCCGCGAGCGACAACCGGTAG
- a CDS encoding sodium-translocating pyrophosphatase: MTYVLVAALCALVGLGTAAYYAMWVLKQDPGSAKMQRISKHIQEGALAFLTREYRTVAVVLVAIAIAMSVFLRASGGVIMGIAYLVGAVFSGTAGFIGLTIATRANSRTTQAATKGMPMALEVAFRGGAVMGLTVAGLGLLGVSLCFIVFLYATGLVKDLSIVDGATWDVFGMAIPAMTIFSDVIPGFGLGASTIALFARVGGGIYTKAADVGADLVGKVEAGIPEDDPRNPAVIADNVGDNVGDVAGMGADLYESYVGAIVAPLALGALYLGFRGALLPVLIAAVGMVCSAIATAFVRGKAGGHPARALSTGTYGAAVLTLAACYFLVMWLVPAGTTFGVHVVSNPLGFFVAIFIGLAAGMAIGQASEIYTSDTYKAVKQIAESGTTGPATVILSGLATGMQSTGVSIIFLVIAMGVSYWAGNWAMPDGGGIFAVGLSAIGMLATTGIVVAVDAYGPIADNAGGISEMSGQGPEVRAITDSLDSVGNTTAAIAKGFAIASAAVTALAYFQLYAEKVGLLKDGINILNNNVIIGLFLGAMFPFLFSSMAINAVGRAAQAMIEEVRRQFHEIKGLREGVEGVEGEYGKCVNIATGAALKQMVLPASLASILPIAVGLWSRSALGGFLAGVLVVGFLMAIFMANAGGAWDNAKKYVEGGEFGGKGSDTHKAAVVGDTVGDPFKDTAGPSMNILIKVMSVIAVVFAPLFTRG, from the coding sequence ATGACGTACGTGCTGGTTGCGGCCTTGTGTGCACTGGTCGGTCTGGGCACCGCCGCGTACTACGCGATGTGGGTGCTCAAGCAGGATCCGGGCTCGGCGAAGATGCAGCGCATCTCCAAGCACATCCAGGAGGGCGCGCTGGCGTTCCTCACCCGGGAGTACCGGACGGTGGCCGTCGTCCTCGTGGCCATCGCCATCGCCATGAGCGTCTTCCTGAGGGCGAGCGGCGGCGTGATCATGGGCATCGCCTACCTGGTCGGCGCGGTGTTCTCCGGTACCGCCGGGTTCATCGGCCTGACGATCGCGACGCGCGCGAACTCCCGCACCACCCAAGCCGCGACGAAGGGCATGCCGATGGCCCTCGAGGTCGCGTTCCGCGGCGGCGCCGTCATGGGTCTGACCGTTGCGGGACTGGGTCTCCTCGGCGTGTCCCTGTGCTTCATCGTCTTTCTCTACGCGACGGGCCTCGTGAAGGACCTGTCGATCGTCGACGGGGCCACGTGGGACGTGTTCGGTATGGCCATCCCGGCCATGACCATCTTCTCCGACGTCATCCCCGGCTTCGGGCTCGGGGCTTCGACGATCGCGCTGTTCGCGCGCGTCGGTGGCGGCATCTACACCAAGGCCGCCGACGTGGGCGCCGACCTCGTGGGCAAGGTCGAGGCCGGTATCCCCGAGGACGACCCGCGCAACCCGGCCGTCATCGCCGACAACGTGGGCGACAACGTGGGCGACGTCGCCGGCATGGGCGCCGACCTGTACGAGTCGTACGTCGGCGCGATCGTCGCGCCGCTCGCGCTCGGCGCTCTGTACTTGGGCTTCCGAGGCGCGCTGCTGCCGGTGCTCATCGCGGCCGTCGGCATGGTCTGCTCCGCTATCGCGACGGCGTTCGTGCGCGGCAAGGCAGGCGGGCACCCGGCGCGCGCGCTCTCGACCGGGACGTATGGCGCGGCGGTCCTGACACTGGCCGCGTGCTACTTCCTCGTCATGTGGCTCGTGCCCGCCGGGACCACGTTCGGTGTGCACGTCGTCAGCAACCCGCTCGGCTTCTTCGTCGCCATCTTCATCGGTCTGGCGGCCGGCATGGCGATCGGCCAGGCGTCCGAGATCTACACGTCGGACACGTACAAGGCCGTCAAGCAGATCGCCGAGTCCGGCACCACCGGTCCGGCGACCGTCATCCTCTCCGGACTGGCGACCGGCATGCAGTCCACCGGCGTGTCGATCATCTTCCTGGTCATCGCGATGGGCGTCTCCTACTGGGCCGGCAACTGGGCCATGCCTGACGGCGGCGGCATCTTCGCCGTCGGCCTGTCGGCCATCGGAATGCTCGCCACCACGGGCATCGTCGTCGCGGTCGACGCCTACGGCCCGATCGCGGACAACGCGGGCGGCATCTCCGAGATGAGCGGCCAGGGCCCCGAGGTCCGCGCCATCACCGACTCGCTCGACTCGGTCGGCAACACGACGGCGGCCATCGCGAAGGGCTTCGCGATCGCCTCGGCCGCCGTGACCGCACTCGCGTACTTCCAGCTCTACGCGGAGAAGGTCGGCCTGCTCAAGGACGGCATCAACATCCTGAACAACAACGTGATCATCGGCCTGTTCCTCGGCGCCATGTTCCCGTTCCTGTTCTCGTCGATGGCCATCAACGCCGTCGGTCGCGCCGCCCAGGCGATGATCGAGGAGGTCCGCCGGCAGTTCCACGAGATCAAGGGCCTTCGCGAGGGAGTCGAGGGCGTCGAGGGCGAGTACGGCAAGTGCGTGAACATCGCCACCGGCGCCGCGCTGAAGCAGATGGTGCTCCCGGCCTCGCTCGCGAGCATCCTGCCGATCGCGGTGGGCCTGTGGAGCAGGTCCGCGCTCGGAGGCTTCCTCGCCGGCGTGCTCGTCGTCGGGTTCCTGATGGCCATCTTCATGGCCAACGCCGGCGGCGCGTGGGACAACGCGAAGAAGTACGTGGAGGGCGGGGAGTTCGGCGGCAAGGGCTCGGACACGCACAAGGCGGCAGTCGTGGGCGACACGGTCGGCGACCCGTTCAAGGACACCGCCGGCCCGTCGATGAACATCCTGATCAAGGTCATGTCCGTCATCGCCGTGGTGTTCGCTCCGCTGTTCACTCGGGGGTAG
- a CDS encoding deoxyguanosinetriphosphate triphosphohydrolase, with protein MLEALEVERLSHRAALSSRSRGREHASRKGPDPFRTEYMRDRDRIIHCKSFRRLSHKTQVFLAPEGDHYRTRLTHTLEVSQIARSVARSLALNEDLTEAIALGHDLGHTPFGHTGETALTECYADISGGFADAPQAFEHHEQSVRVVERLEYGGKGLNLTWEVRDGIRGHTRDAAEPATLEGSIVRRADKIAYVSHDVDDAVRAGVISDEDLPEEARRVLGATHVERIGTMVQDLTVMSADLDGIRMSDEVLSAMKCLERYLWDAVYTSPDAKAEEPKAREVVKHLFMHYLEHPEQMPAEYVAHPEEPLWQRVTDYVAGMTDRYALTTYKELFLPKAWMI; from the coding sequence ATGCTGGAGGCGCTCGAGGTCGAGCGCCTCTCGCATCGTGCGGCGCTGTCGTCGCGCTCGCGCGGGCGCGAGCACGCGTCGAGGAAGGGTCCCGATCCGTTCCGCACGGAGTACATGCGCGACCGGGACCGCATCATCCACTGCAAGTCGTTCCGGCGCCTCTCGCACAAGACGCAGGTCTTCCTGGCGCCCGAGGGCGACCACTACCGCACGCGCCTGACGCACACGCTCGAGGTGTCGCAGATCGCGCGCTCGGTGGCGCGCTCGCTCGCGCTCAACGAGGATCTCACCGAGGCGATCGCGCTCGGTCACGACCTCGGCCACACGCCGTTCGGTCACACCGGCGAGACGGCGCTGACCGAGTGCTACGCCGACATCAGCGGCGGATTCGCGGACGCACCGCAAGCGTTCGAGCACCACGAGCAGTCGGTGCGCGTGGTCGAGCGGCTCGAGTACGGCGGCAAGGGCCTGAACCTCACCTGGGAGGTGCGCGACGGGATCCGCGGCCACACGCGCGACGCCGCCGAGCCGGCCACGCTCGAGGGCTCGATCGTGCGCCGTGCCGACAAGATCGCCTACGTCAGCCACGACGTCGACGACGCGGTGCGCGCCGGCGTCATCAGCGACGAGGACCTTCCCGAGGAGGCGCGCCGCGTGCTGGGCGCCACGCACGTCGAACGCATCGGCACGATGGTGCAGGACCTCACCGTCATGAGCGCGGACCTCGACGGCATCCGCATGTCGGACGAGGTCCTCTCGGCGATGAAGTGCCTGGAACGGTACCTGTGGGACGCGGTGTACACCTCGCCGGACGCCAAGGCCGAGGAGCCGAAGGCCCGCGAGGTGGTCAAGCACCTCTTCATGCACTACCTCGAGCATCCCGAGCAGATGCCCGCCGAGTACGTCGCGCACCCCGAGGAGCCGCTCTGGCAGCGCGTGACCGACTACGTCGCGGGGATGACGGACCGCTACGCGCTCACCACGTACAAGGAGCTCTTCCTCCCCAAGGCGTGGATGATCTGA